The Aptenodytes patagonicus chromosome 19, bAptPat1.pri.cur, whole genome shotgun sequence genome contains the following window.
ttgattttaaacaaatagcCTTGTTAAAACTCCAGGCAGCCGTATGTGATAGCCTCACATctaagagagaaaaaacattggTAGATAGAAATCCCGAAGACAagaggggttggttttttgtttggttttcctcctgggtttttttgtagcaaTCTGACCTAACCTCTGTCTGTAGCTAATTACAAACAAACAATGTAAGGGGCTGGCCACGTGGCCTGTAACTCATGGCTAGTGCAGCTGAAAAGAAGTTAATTATTCATGAAGAAATGGTGTTATTCTCACCCAGAAATACAAAGTTATAGGAATTATTAGTTAGTTTTACAGATGGTTCTTAAAATAATCAAGAGGCCAAATTTTAGTGACAACATTCATGCAGTTTTGCATGTGCTTAAGTGACCTCCTGAATCAGGGCTCTACGGCAACCAAGATGCATTTAATTTACAAATCATATAGGTTTACCAAGTACTCTAACTGCCAATACGGTTCACACCAAAACCAGGGTTCGCATTGGTTTGCAGAATGAAAGAAGAACTGACACCTCATCTTACTGCactacactggaaaaaaatttccagtaCAGCCCTCTTGTTATCAGGTTAGACGAAGCTGCACAACTTAGACCGTGTCTCTGTCAAGTGCTTGAAAACGGGGAAATCTGAATGGTTGAAAAACAGGAACTTACTTTGTGACACAGGCCCATACCTTTGAGAAGGGAAAGTTTCACTTCTGGCACATAGGACGACAAGTGTGGGCAGAAGGCAGTACCAATTTGTTCAAGATTCTCTGCCTATTTTTAACTACTTTCTGCCATTTTAGGGAGGATTggaacaaaaaatccaaacaagtTTTTCACAGAAGAGTGACAAGACTGAACATggcgattaaaaaaaaattcttttatttagaGTGAAATATCTACATTAGTTTATTTAAACCGACAGTCTACCAACACCcaaatcctcaaaaaaaaaaatcacatcataAATGCCTCCAATCCTATCAAATGTTATTATGGTTTCACTCTTCGGATAGGATTATACGTCTCAGCACAGTACAGCCAGCACAGACTGGCTCACAGGTATGCATTAGCACAAAAGCCAGCAATTACAGCCTGTGAGGGCTCACTATTACAGGCCTTCAGCCACCCAGCACGCTGAATTGTCTGTCTTCAGTTTTCCAAATGTTGATGAGCAAATGCAACTTGCCCTCAGCTACGCTACCTCTGCTGTGCGCTTCCAGGGCCAGCATCAGTTCCTTCTGCAGCCAGAGGGAACCCACGCCCTAGTTTGCAGGAAAAACTCCTGGTCGGGAGGCTGTAGGAAGGCACAAGAACACAGTGCACGCGGGCATCTTCCTGTGCAGCTGAGCCAGAGGGCAGAAAACAAGCAAGATTCGTGGAAACAGCTGAAGAGCTCGCACCACAGAGGAGCTCTGCTGCCACTGCAGCACTTCTGTCAAGCCAACAGCTCATCTGTTCCTGTGGGCTGCGTTTTCACCATACAGCCCCACAACCTCAGATATCTCATTAGTTATCTGCACCTTCCTCAGTTACATGGAAACGTGGTACTTGCTTTATTGCCTCTGAAGTACAGCCTACAAACTTGATAAGCATCGTTTCTCAGAATTTGTTGGGTGTTCCCTGGAATGCATTTCTCAGATTCATCCATCGCACTTCGCCATCCAATTCACTGCAAGATGACAGCATTCAAACCACAGCACACTTCCAAAGACCTCTACATTCACAACAGGGACTCTGTGTTTTTGATGGGGCTGAGCCTTATCATCCTCAAAGTCCCAGCAACTCTCAGGTCAGAACTGCTGCCAGGCCAGATTTACAGAGAAAAACACTACACGCAGCTTTCTCAAGTTGCACACAAAGCCAGGGGCAAGGCAGCATGTGATCTCAAAGCCTGCTAAGCCACAGGATTGACCATTTGGTGATCCTGCTTTCTGTGCGAACTGGAGTAACTTTTTGCTCATTTGCACTCTCCAATCACACACATCATACATGCGCATCTAGCTGCTAccacaatttatttcaaaaagtcaCTGTGACACTTCATATATAATACAAATGTTTATATACATTGTATATGCACCTCAAAATAGGAAGTCACTGCTAAGGACGCCATATGTATAACATATAAGAAAACAtatgtttaaaaacatgtttctagACACCAGTTGTATTCTTGAATACATTTCCTGTTGCATATTTTGGCATATGCTTTGGTACTGTGTATATAAAATACCTATATCTAGTGAGTTATCTACTGAGGAGTTATATTTGAAGtgaaaaacacttctgaattATAGAACTTTCGAGTTTACTTCTTCTTGAATATTTACACTGAGGTATTTAAATTATATCAAAAGCTATCGACAGTAACACTCCAGGTTGCTCTCAGACACTTCAGGTTTTGAACTTGCTACCTAAAATTTGAATGCTTTCCAAAACTACAGACTGATTAACTTGTGGTAAAATGttacagaagtaaaattcatTTCATACAGTGTACAGGCAAACAACCAGGTATTTTAACTGCACAGAGACCAAATCAAGAACACTTCTTCAGTTCTGAATGCAGGTTCCATTGACAGTATGCGCAAGGTGATCATCCGGATGAATGGTCAGAGCATAGTTCAGGCATCTTATCCACTGTTACATGATCTTTGCACGTCTTTGCTAAAGATGCAACCCTCGAAGGCCCTGAGAGTCAGCGCTGCGTTAAGAGTTCAGGTCTCGCCTCTTATCAACAGACAGCATCTAAGGAGTTGCTCTTTTCTAAACCACCAAAAAATTATCATTCATCAGCAGAAAAACTTTAAATGTCCACATACATGCTCCTAAACTTAAGACAAAAAGACTTTCCCCAAATCCAGAGCACTGCCTGGAACCAACTTGCTCGTGGGTTTCTCCCTACACCCACAGCAAGCAATCAAGTCCCACAGAAGTGGTTTAAGATAAACAGTTTTAGTGTGGAGATGTCCAAGCTTGACTGAAGCAGCCTTGCTGATGATAGACACACCAGGGTATTCAGCACAACAGGATGTCCACCAAGAGGAAGCACACAGCGTGTCGGCTGCACAGGGCTTACAGATAAAATGTTAGTTATACATGGCAACTACTAAAGTTTACAGTGCAGACAAGTGGTACTCTACACCTTTCCCCTTATTTTGAACTACAGTTTCCACTAATAATGTTCTAATCAGAAATTACCATTCCCTTTGCCTTCTGACAATCCACATAGTCTACTTTCCACATGCATGAAGATCTCCATGGAGATTTCCAAACACTCAGAGATCTGGAGCTACCTGACGATTATGAGTAATTCCATTTGTTGGCCTGACAACAGGGATACTGCTCAATATGTTAACATGACATTTTCTCAATGGGTATGTTTGAAGAAATGTAGAAAAGAGAGAAGTGGCATTGAATAGCCATCTCCCAACAGTCACTTAACAGCTAGCACCAGAATTCTGGTGCTATTCTGGTGCACAGCCAGCACGAGAGTTACCAGCAGTGACAACTGTCTCTGGAGGCACAGCTGACATATGCCACTCAATTTGACCAAGAAGAAACAACTTGAAAAATTGGAAGCACGAAGGAAGCTGGCTAGGTTCATCAAGGGAGATTCTTCCCCTAAAGCAAGGAGAGTTCATTTGGGAACTAGACTGAAACACTGGAGATACCTGCACTGAGAAAAGAGAGACATGCTCTGCTTAGCATCTCAGAATTGTAAGACAAAATATAAGCAGGTCTTTTGACttccctgttttgctgtctgcTCAATGACCCGCTCTTACAGCTTCATAAACACTTTCTTTGGTCCAAAGAAAACTACCCATCACTACATACAGAATTGGCTAGAAATGCACAGGGGACTATATCAACTCAGTCCTGGCAACAGGGATGCTGTGCGCAGGATCTGCCTAAGAGAAAGAATCACATGATTCCACCAAGAACAGCTACTCCCATGGGCCCTAATGCCAAAGGGGCCGCTCAACGAGACCCGAAGGAACTGAAGTGCAATTAAACAGTTACACACATCCACACATAGCCACAGAGTGCTCTGTCACGTTACTTGTTACAATCGATCAGCTCAGAAATGCAGGAAACAGTAATGTAGAGTCAGTTTTTTATGAGACTAGAATTGCAGTCAATGTGTTCTTCCTGGATAGGAATTCGGACGCTCCTTTCTTCTGAaagacagataaaaaaaaataaatactatacaGAGTAGAAGGGGCAGGAAAGGGAAGCCAGGGACTTTTCTACTTTCGTGGATGACTAGGCACCTGTGAGTGACATTTGGGTCGGTGCTTGTCTTTCCAGCCAGTGCTAAGAAACACCAAGTGTTGGGaacatttaaaatacactttaccATTACTCTATGAATGGAACACGAGGCAGCTGTGGGCTGACTCAAGAGCCAGGCTGCCACTTAATTCTGAATATAGAGTTCAGCTCTTCTCAGTCAAACCTTTCCTGTGTTTGCAGGAGACACTTCAAAACAGTTCACTTCTATGTAGGCAAAAAAGTTCACAATATACTCTTCTAAAGACTGTTGATTCTGGATCCTCTCTGTACTGAATAGAATTCCCTGCACAAAATCATTACATCATTTTTGCAGGGactaagggaggaaaaagctaGGAGGAGTTAAaatcagagaaagagagagaatccTTCTGCATGGCAACAAGCAGAGGAATCTGTGCTCTATAAGAATGCAAACTTAAGACACTATGACCTCCAGTGCATCAGGACTAAATAGAGGATCAACAACTGGTATTAACGGCAGATGACACTGTGCTACTTAGCCAGGTAGACTTCATTATGATTGAAACAATTATCAAAAGTTCAAATAGGGGGCCCTGATTATTCTCTTTCCTATACATTTTTACCCATAAAAAGAAACTCACGCCGATGGTTGTTTCTAAAAGGCCTCTTCTTGGTCTCTTTTTTGGCTGCTTGGATAACCAACAGGAGGATGGACATTCCACTCACAACGAGCAATACCAGACAAATAAGGATAAGTGATAAAGaccctgaaagaaaaacacaagaagaatACACTAAAAAAGATTCATGGTTCTAGCTGGAGTTTCCATGGCTTTCCAGCTTCAAAAGAAGGAACCTAGAACTCCAGAAGTACCCCTGAACCCTAAAGCCTAAAAGTCCCAGCTGCCAAGCAGACTAGCAAGAAGTCTGGAATCCTGTGACTGAATCTCACTGAAAGACTGTGTAAAATACAGATATGGCTTCTGAGAAAGAGTGTGATTTCATTTCCAATGAAATCAGTTTCAGGTGAAAATTCCTGACCAGCTCTAGTAAAGAGAGAGACTAGACTTGGTCATTCCCTCTCCTTACCCCAGTTAGTCTCTGTGGGGCTGTTCGTATCTGGGCAAATGAAAGTGATCACACTGGGTCTGGACGGTGAGAACATTGCAGTCGACACATTATTCTTGTCGTCAGTGGTGGAAAGATTCAAAGCAGGTGTTGCATTCTGAGAGGTAGCTGGCTGTGTGACATGGTTGCTGCAAACAGCATCATCTGTTTTTGTCCCTTGCCGAAGAGTATTTTTCCCAAGAACGCTGCAGCTGGAGATGTAAAATAAATTAGTGTAGTTTTCCAAACAGTTGCAGTAATGACTTTGTAAGTGATCGCTATGGAACAAGTGAGTGAACATTACAATCCTTGTTTTATCAGTACAAACTCAGGCTTCACCTTTTCTAGATTCTACAGATATGTGAAGAACAACTAAGCTAATCAAAGTCATTACTGGAAAAAACCTGACATTCTGTTTTTCTTAGCATCTGTGCATGTAACAGCCTTAAAGCATGGCTGCATTTGGCAAGGAAACCTTTGCTACAGACACAAAACATccagaccttttaaaaaaaaaaaaaggctgagaataCTGTTGTTGCCACAGGTGAAGAGAGAAAGGGGGGAAGGCAGACAGATGCTTCAAATCAGTACACAGACTGCTCAAGGCTCCCAGGAGTCACAAAGAACATGGTTTCATTGCATCTACTGCAGGTTTACTCTACACACCATGATTTGGGCATCAATTGCTGCAGAAGTAAACCCAAAATGTTGCCCTGAACATGTTTGGATCAGTGATACATACTTGGTCCAAGGTTGACAGTTTTCATTTCCCCCTTTGGAATAAGACCCTTCAGGACATGGTGAgcatactggaaaaaaagaaagaggcagaattTGAGTTCAGTTAGCAACATAACTGTATGACAGCTACACAGTAGTTACACTAATAGCTTATACTAGTAGTCTAGCTTATAGAATAGACCCAACCAAACCCACCTAGCCTCTAAAAACCATAGTTATTGGGTCAGAAGTAACACAGCATGCTCAGTGGTTCATTTTATTCTGCAACTGGCAAGGTTTCCCGTTTTCTCTACTGGCTAATTATGGATATCAACAAGGAGAGCATTAAGATTTCTGACAGCTCAGGAATCACAGAGCAACAGTTTGCACAACTACCCTGCTATAACACTTGCGTGGAGATACCGACGAGACAAATGACAACAGCTTTTACACTAGAAATAACAACCATCTCATCTGAGGTGGAGGCAAGAGTTTGGAGAGTCTGACACAGCACTAACTTACCGCTTCCCAGCGTATAGCTGACATCTGGCATGTAACCTGCAACACACATGCAAATCCTGTCAGAGGTCTTCTCGCACTTCTTCACTTCCACGCTCCCCTTCCCTAGCAACAATAGAATAAAGGGCAAGTGAGAGACAATAAATAAGAAAGGCActgagtaattattttttttttccctatctgtTGTGTGTAGAAACAACTGCAGAGAACAGAGCTTATTAACAATTCTGAAGACACCAGTTTTCAGGCAGTGCAAGCCTGCTTCCCTTTGAAGGCTCTACCATCACTACCAACCAGGAGATATCAGCTATTGAAGTAACAACCCAGTCTTTGGTCTTAGTCGTCTCAAGCAACAGGCCTTTGAGGTGTGCGCAAAGATAAGAAAGCATGTGAAGACTGATTGCTTCCCAAATTTGTATCAAGAAATGACCACTATACAGCTGACTTACTTGTGTTGCAGATTGTACAACTCTTGCAGAAGTTGTGGTTGTGCTCACTACTAAAGTATTCATCTTGACAGGGGGCACAGACTGTGTCTGTTGCTGCTGTGCAGCGGCTTCTCATTCTTTCACCTAAAACAAAGACCACGTAGAAGGAGGAAGTGATGGTTATCAGAAGGAAACCCTCTTCATTTTCATGCATTAGAATGAAAGAGTGCCCAGAAAGTGACAGTTCCACTTACAACTCTGGCTGAAGACATTCAGCAGATTTAGACATGCCAGAATCCCTAGAAGTTTTGACCCATAGCATCGCTGTAAATTAAGCAGCTAAAATGGGCTAGTAGGGGCCTGATGACTTGCTGAGAGTTGAGGCAATGCCCCAAATGATTCTCCCAGTGGATTCCAAATATCACTTCTCCAGACCACCTTTTCATATGGTTTAGACATCACAGTTTGCAGCCAATGTCTGTCAGGAAAAAAGCGCAGGTTTTTGGCATAGCAATATGTAATACAATGGCTTTATGACAGATCCTGTCTTCCCTTATGAGATAAATCAAGCAATTCAATGCAAAGTAATCCCAACCAGGTACAAGAGACGGTAATGGACTGCTCAGGTTTGCAGAAAATTCATTAGTGATGCAGTCAAGAATAAATGTTTGTAGCATCTTGCTGTTGGCATTCTGAAAGCCCATGAGGCATGAAAGAATGTGTTGTATTTTGATATGCATCTGTTCTGGCACCCAACATCAAAGATGTTACTAGCTCCATTTCAAAAACAGCGAGACACAGCGCAAGATGTAAGGCAGGCATTTGTTACTATTCCCAACAGTATGTGTGTATCACAGATTGCATTCAGGAACAGGCTCTGAATGCTTGCACCCACAAATTCCAACCTGTATGATACACAGTACTTACACAGAAGTTCAGATTGATGCGCTAGGATGACAAGGTTTGTGAGGAAAGCGACTTGCCCAAACTGAAACAGCAAGTTAACAGTGGATTTCGGAAAAGGAGTCAGACACGTTCCTTCTATCTCACTAGCTTCTCTCCATACAGCACAGGCTGCAGGAACTATAGACAGCTTGAATGACTAGGGGTTTTACAGTTGAGCTTAAATACGTCCTTATTCTCAGACTGTGTCTTTCATTTTGGTTCTCCATTTTCCCATTCTGTACGTGAACAATGAGCACCAAGTCTCTTGCTCACTctaattttctctgtattttattgaGTGCTATCAGTGGCAAAATAAAGGAGATTTGTGGTGACCACGATATATGCAATACACTTCTACATTTTTACCATCTACGCAATCAGGAAGAGACTATGAAGAAATGCTCCCCCAACAGCAGCAGATTTGCTAACAATGCAAAAAACCTGACAGAAGTCTTCCAGCATAAGGAGGAACAAAAAACTTCAGAGATAAAGGATTATCTGTATCTGCATATAAGCATGCCTTTCTTTAAATTGAGATCAGAAACAGTCAGATTTAAATAGTTTTGAGAATAATGCAATAAACTCCCTCAAGTCTTAGATTAAAGGTTGAATTTATTCCAATTAGCATCTCTGAAGATAATACTATTGCAACAGTTCATACCATATCCATTTTGTGTAGTAGACTTAATTATGAAAAGAGGAAGTAACTGTTCCGAAAGACGCATATAAAATCATACGCAAGACTAAGCTGCAACTGCATTTACAGACACAATCTATGCTCCCTCTAGGTGCGCAGATGTACCCTTCTTTTAGTACAGTCAATGTTGACTGTactaaaaataatctcttttctgtTAAGGGGATTGCTCCTTGAACAGCAACATTACCTGTTAATTGTTGTTACTCTTCATCACTAAGTCATTTCTATAATGAAATCCCAACTATTAAAGTATTTGAGGTTTGatattttgcatttgtgcttCTCAATACTGCATTGCCTTCAGAGATATTCAGATTGTGGaaaaatacacacatatgcatgcaaaTCCCAGAATTCAGACTCATTCAGTTTCTACAAtaagaaaggaggaaacaaacaCATTTCCTATCAAGTTACGCTTTGCTAATCTCAGTCCATGAATCAAGCgtatcttttttcttaaaaaaaaccacaccaagtAGTATAAACCTTGCTACAAAAGAAAGCTTGAAAAACATCTTTAGCAACAGAATTAATTACCTACAGTTTTCCATTATTATGCAAGATTTCTGAGCTTCTTTATGTGATAGGTAAAGGACAGTAACATAAATGCTACCATCTTTTCTCAGCTAATACTCCCACAATGAAAACGCACCAGACTGACACATTAAGGAAGCTGAGCCACACAAAAGAAGTTGAAGAACACGTAGCTCTTTCAAAGAGGATTCCTAAATTTAGTATGTTATAGAAATAATCTTTGCCAGTCTAGCCTGATATGAAACTGTCCTCATCAAATGCTTTTTCTCCATGTTATGCTTCCTACCTTTGAATATTTCCATCAAGCTGTTTTCTACCACCTGTGGGTTATTAACTGATAAATATTACATCGAGCAAGTATAACCAACATCCAGTGAAAGTTACTTACCAGGGGCACAGTCCTTGCAGCATTTTTCACCGAAGGGATATTGATGTTCTTTGCATTTCAGTCCCAAGCAATGGCTAATAGTGACTGCCAGCAGCAAGaacaaaacagtagaaaaatgtGAGTAAAAACCTACAGCTACCATAATGCAGCCCTACCGTCCCAGCAAAAATCTTGATAGCGGCAAACTCTTGGAGAAGTGATGCTAAACCACTGGCGACCAGAACATATGTCAGTTGCTGGGAAATTCCCAGCATGTGCTCCACGCCCCCATCCTTCTTCCCACACCCCACAAACCTATTTTTTGCAGTTCACAACTAAAATATTCATAGGCAGAAAGACAGCAGGCTGAACAGCGTTATGAAAAGATTTCTATTCATAGCCTTAAAACAGAGTGCCTCCAGCCAGGTACATACCTCTCTACGTAGTATTAAAGCACAGGCCTCGAATGCCAGGAGAACTAGAAGAGATGATCCTTGTTATTGTAAAGAGGAGTATTAAAGCGATACAGAGGTAACGCCTGAAAACCTTTACGGATGAGAGCCGTAGGTAAAATGAAATATAGCCCACATAGGCTTGCTCCTTAAAAGGCAAAGTACAGGCAGATTCTCCCCCCTTGGTCTCACGATAACGGTAGACCCGTGACTTTTATTGCTGCATAAAAACCAATGTTGTTAATACGTTTCTCTTCTCAGGGAGAGTACAGAATCACAAATCATCAGTCATCTTACTATTGCCCTCAGGAGCTAGCAAAAGCTACAGATGAGAAGCATTTGCAGTCTCCATTTCCGACTCTTAATATCAGACTCCCTGCATTGCCATTGAAGAAAAGTAAGCTCCTGACTCCAAAATAGAGACTTGTATTACCCCTACCATTTGCTcccatgaaaataaaagcttccaGCGGAGGTGCGCTCTGAAAGCGGAGGATGCAATATTCGCGTACCAGCTACTTTTGATGCCTGTTTTGTTCCACAGAAGCATGTTAACTCTGGAATCCAACCCCCCAGAAGGCTTCCCCACTCTGGAATCCAACCCCCCAGAAGGCTTCCCCACCCATCTGTGCAAGCCGGCAACAACAGGACAGCAGTGGAGGAGGCTGAGTAGCACACTGGCATTGCAGTCCTGCCCTCACCTAACACAAGCATGTAGAGTAGAGAAAAAAAGCGATCACACTAGGAATTAGTGGGTTTAACTCTCCAGGCTCACTATTAGAATTTTACTAATTTGATCTTATTGACCTAAATTTTAGGTCTTCCAGTTCTAAGAGACTTGAGCAACTCTTATGCAAAGGCCCAAGTAAACAAGACATCCTACAGCAATCAAAGATGTTTTGTTTATGTTAGTTAAAAAAACATAGCAGACCTCCCAGACAAAGCAGATCTACAGTCAATTTACATCtaaatgcaaaggaaattttTGATTGGAACAGAAGTGCATTTGGAATCCAATTAGCCTGCAGTATTTGGGAGGACTGAACAGCAATATTGTGGCATGTTTTATCCAgaactgctgcttttcatttctttcttaaatttctGTAAGACTGTTTAAGAGTGGAAGGGGAGACAAAAGCGAGGCAGAACAGTaactatttttctatttctcctACTTTccaagcattttggaaaacaacCACCATGGAAAAAGAAGTATACCTTAAAGCCGTTCTTTCCAAAAGGGAGCAAAGCTGACAGAGCAAGTAAGCCATACCAGCTGAACTTCAACTACCTTCACACTCAGTACCTGCATGCAGGAAATACCCCAATCTCTTCCCGCTGTAGTATCACACTCAATGCCATTTAAGTGGCTTTACGCCTCATGACTCAGTCATTCCCTCAGCACTATTTAACCAgattttttcttccccaattCTCTTTCACAAACAGTAGCAGAGTTTACCAATTCAATAA
Protein-coding sequences here:
- the TNFRSF4 gene encoding tumor necrosis factor receptor superfamily member 4, with amino-acid sequence MVAVGFYSHFSTVLFLLLAVTISHCLGLKCKEHQYPFGEKCCKDCAPGERMRSRCTAATDTVCAPCQDEYFSSEHNHNFCKSCTICNTRKGSVEVKKCEKTSDRICMCVAGYMPDVSYTLGSVCSPCPEGSYSKGGNENCQPWTNCSVLGKNTLRQGTKTDDAVCSNHVTQPATSQNATPALNLSTTDDKNNVSTAMFSPSRPSVITFICPDTNSPTETNWGSLSLILICLVLLVVSGMSILLLVIQAAKKETKKRPFRNNHRQERSVRIPIQEEHIDCNSSLIKN